A section of the Stenotrophomonas acidaminiphila genome encodes:
- a CDS encoding cobalamin adenosyltransferase yields MSTVSADKSRVIVLHGIWNARAWVGPLAWRLRARGFQVGVFGYPSVFGGPDVAVPSLIERLRGQGPVSLVGHSLGGLVALEALRQAPELDVPRVVCVGSPLCGSETARALAGHGWAVALGRSGGLLQHGLPAWHGRAQVGLVAGSVPHGLGALMGALHGDSDGTVALAETRLPGLADHCVVAASHSGLVLSPRVAALVATFLRHGRFGAAAGQRAA; encoded by the coding sequence ATGAGTACCGTGTCCGCAGACAAGTCCCGCGTGATCGTGCTGCACGGCATCTGGAACGCGCGGGCGTGGGTGGGGCCGCTGGCCTGGCGGCTGCGCGCGCGCGGGTTCCAGGTCGGCGTGTTCGGCTATCCCAGCGTGTTCGGCGGGCCCGACGTGGCGGTGCCGTCGCTGATCGAGCGGTTGCGCGGGCAGGGCCCGGTGTCGCTGGTCGGCCACAGCCTCGGCGGGCTGGTCGCGCTCGAAGCGCTGCGCCAGGCACCCGAACTGGACGTGCCGCGGGTGGTCTGCGTGGGCTCGCCGCTGTGTGGCAGCGAAACCGCGCGTGCGCTGGCCGGGCATGGCTGGGCGGTGGCGCTGGGACGCAGCGGCGGCCTGTTGCAGCACGGCCTGCCGGCCTGGCACGGGCGGGCACAGGTCGGGCTGGTGGCCGGCAGCGTGCCGCATGGGCTGGGGGCGCTGATGGGCGCGCTGCACGGCGATTCCGACGGCACCGTGGCGCTGGCCGAAACCCGCCTGCCGGGCCTGGCCGACCACTGCGTGGTGGCGGCGAGCCACAGCGGGCTGGTGTTGTCGCCGCGGGTGGCGGCGCTGGTCGCCACGTTCCTGCGCCATGGGCGC